One Phaseolus vulgaris cultivar G19833 chromosome 2, P. vulgaris v2.0, whole genome shotgun sequence DNA window includes the following coding sequences:
- the LOC137810838 gene encoding protein ESMERALDA 1, with protein MHPYNRLPSSGHSTPSPPPSPLRSPRLRHGRSKTGRFSPNRGSGRTAAQRLSWMFLSVLLRRQGVFLFAPLIYISGMLLYMGTASFDVVPVIKHRPAPGSVYRSPQLYAKVHLEMDSDNSSADAISTIWKTPYKGGEWNPCLNRSCEGLPESNGYIYVEANGGLNQQRTSICNAVAVAGYLNATLVIPNFHYHSIWKDPSKFRDIYDEDFFLNVLKNDVRVVDKIPEYLMERFGSNMTNVHNFRIKAWSSIQYYRDVVLPKLLEEKVIRISPFANRLSFDAPPVVQRLRCLANYEALRFSSPILSIGESLVERMRKHSAINGGKYVSVHLRFEEDMVAFSCCVFDGGKQEREDMIAARERGWKGKFTKPGRVIRPGAIRINGKCPLTPLEVGLMLRGMGFTKNTSIFLASGKIYNAEKTMAPLLQMFPNLHTKETLAAEEELAPFKNYSSRMAAIDYTVCLHSEVFVTTQGGNFPHFLLGHRRYLYGGHAKTIRPDKRKLALLFDNPNIGWKSLKRQLLSMRWHSDSKGVELKRPNDSIYSFPCPDCMCRANRTDDSRSASAT; from the exons ATGCACCCGTACAACCGGCTACCGAGCAGCGGGCACTCCACACCGTCGCCGCCCCCGTCTCCGCTCCGGTCGCCGAGACTCCGCCACGGGCGGTCCAAGACCGGGCGGTTCTCTCCGAACCGGGGGAGCGGTCGGACCGCAGCGCAGCGGCTCAGCTGGATGTTTCTATCGGTCCTGCTCCGACGACAAGGCGTTTTCCTCTTCGCTCCTCTCATATACATCTCCGGCATGCTGCTGTACATGGGGACCGCGTCCTTCGACGTCGTTCCGGTCATCAAGCACCGTCCTGCGCCCGGCTCTGTCTACCGTAGTCCTCAGCTCTACGCCAAGGTTCACCTCGAAATGGATTCCGACAATTCCTCCGCCGATGCG ATATCAACAATATGGAAGACTCCCTATAAAGGTGGTGAGTGGAATCCATGTCTGAACAGATCTTGTGAAG GCCTACCTGAATCAAATGGATACATATACGTGGAGGCTAATGGTGGCTTAAATCAGCAGAGGACATCC ATATGCAATGCGGTTGCAGTGGCTGGCTATCTCAATGCTACGCTTGTGATCCCCAACTTTCATTATCATAGCATATGGAAAGATCCCAG CAAATTCAGGGACATTTATGATGAAGATTTTTTTCTGAATGTCTTGAAAAATGATGTGCGAGTGGTTGACAAGATTCCCGAGTATCTAATGGAAAGATTTGGCAGCAACATGACAAACGTTCACAATTTCAGGATCAAGGCATGGTCATCTATTCAGTATTACAGAGATGTGGTACTCCCTAAGTTACTTGAAGAAAA GGTTATAAGGATATCACCTTTTGCAAACAGATTGTCATTTGATGCTCCTCCAGTTGTCCAGAGGCTTAGATGCTTAGCAAATTATGAGGCTTTACGGTTTTCAAGTCCTATATTGTCCATAGGTGAATCTTTGGTTGAAAGAATGAGAAAACACAGTGCCATTAATGGTGGTAAATATGTCTCCGTACATCTTCGTTTTGAAGAG GATATGGTTGCTTTCTCTTGTTGTGTTTTTGACGGTGGCAAACAGGAGAGAGAAGACATGATTGCGGCTAGAGAAAGAGGTTGGAAAGGGAAATTTACAAAACCTGGACGAGTTATACGTCCAGGAGCAATCAGGATCAATGGGAAGTGTCCCCTTACCCCATTAGAG GTTGGCCTTATGCTGAGGGGAATGGGTTTCACGAAGAACACGTCTATCTTTTTGGCATCTGGGAAAATATATAATGCTGAAAAAACTATGGCCCCTCTACTCCAAATGTTTCCTAATTTACATACTAAGGAGACCCTGGCTGCTGAAGAGGAGCTTGCTCCATTTAAG AATTATTCTTCCAGGATGGCTGCTATAGATTACACTGTTTGTCTTCACAGTGAGGTGTTTGTCACAACTCAGGGGGGCAACTTCCCTCATTTTCTTCTGGGTCACCGAAGATACTTGTATGGTGGACATGCTAAGACAATTAGACCTGATAAGCGGAAGCTGGCATTACTATTTGATAATCCCAATATAGG ATGGAAAAGTCTTAAGCGTCAACTGCTGAGCATGAGGTGGCATAGCGATTCGAAGGGGGTTGAGCTCAAAAGACCGAATGATTCTATATACAGCTTTCCATGCCCAGATTGTATGTGCCGTGCCAATAGAACGGATGATTCAAGATCTGCATCGGCAACTTGA
- the LOC137809123 gene encoding uncharacterized protein yields MTDLPIRKVLQKPDIVGRIDNGVGVILKGPSGLLIKQSLKFAFKASNNQAEYEALIAGMLLSQELGAQNLLVKSDSLLVTKQVIGRYQAKDPQLAAYIKYVMLLKEAFTEFELVHVPREQNSRADLLAKLANSRKGNRQRSVIQETLKVPRTAE; encoded by the exons ATGACTGATCTACCTATCCGCAAGGTTTTACAGAAACCTGACATAGTAGGACGTATT GACAATGGAGTCGGGGTTATCCTAAAAGGACCTAGTGGCTTGTTGATCAAACAGTCTTTGAAGTTCGCATTtaaggctagcaacaatcaagccGAATATGAAGCATTGATAGCAGGGATGTTGCTATCCCAGGAGTTGGGAGCTCAAAATCtgctggtgaagagcgactcgtTACTTGTTACTAAACAGGTAATAGGCAGATATCAGGCTAAGGACCCACAATTGGCTGCATATATCAAGTACGTCATGTTGCTAAAAGAAGCTTTCACTGAGTTTGAACTTGTTCATGTGCCGAGAGAACAAAATTCCCGGGCTGACCTCTTGGCCAAGCTAGCAAATTCGAGAAAGGGAAATCGGCAAAGGTCGGTGATTCAGGAAACCTTGAAGGTCCCTAGAACGGCGGAATAG